One genomic window of Manihot esculenta cultivar AM560-2 chromosome 16, M.esculenta_v8, whole genome shotgun sequence includes the following:
- the LOC122722097 gene encoding receptor-like protein 52, whose product MNIIGTIPPFICDLKNLTVLDFYNNSFVGMFPVALFSCSKLQYLSLSQNYFAGAIPEDIDGFSGLSVLDLSGNNFTGNVPAAIGRLRELKKLGLDQNQFNGTYPPEIGSLSKLEELSMAYNDFLPSSLPFSFTQLKQLRWLWMSASNLIGEIPENVGEMVALEHLDLSRNKLEGNIPSSLFMLKTLSILYLFRNRLCGEIPHVVEALKLVELDLSDNNLTGKIPDDFGKLQNLSVLNLFYNQLSGEIPESVGRLPALKRIRLFSNNLSGVLPPELGRHSMLETVEASSNKLTGRLPEFICNGGKLVEVAAFDNNLHGELPESLGNCSSLLMVSISHNSFTGNVPVGLWTSSNLIYLMLSDNLFAGEIPDEVSGNLKRLKISNNRFSGKIPSVASWRNNASNNLFSGIVPQELTGHPLLTTLLLDRNQLSGAIPSDIVSWKSLTTLNMSQNQLSVQIPKEIGFLPNLLQLDLSGNRFSGQIPPEFSYLKCTFLNLSSNNLTGEIPISLENTAYKSSFLNNPESIKRSSY is encoded by the exons ATGAACATCATAGGAACGATCCCTCCATTCATTTGTGACCTCAAGAACCTCACAGTTCTTGATTTTTATAACAACAGCTTCGTTGGAATGTTCCCTGTGGCTCTCTTTAGTTGTTCCAAGCTCCAGTACCTGAGCCTCTCTCAAAACTACTTTGCCGGTGCAATTCCTGAGGATATTGATGGCTTTTCCGGGCTCTCAGTCCTTGACCTTTCTGGTAATAACTTCACTGGTAATGTTCCAGCAGCTATTGGACGTCTTCGGGAGCTAAAAAAACTTGGGCTTGATCAGAATCAGTTTAATGGTACTTATCCTCCAGAAATTGGTAGCTTGTCTAAACTTGAAGAGCTATCCATGGCCTACAACGATTTTCTACCCTCAAGTTTGCCTTTCAGTTTCACCCAGCTGAAGCAACTCAGGTGGTTGTGGATGTCTGCTTCAAATCTGATTGGAGAGATTCCAGAAAATGTAGGAGAAATGGTGGCACTGGAGCACTTGGATTTATCAAGGAATAAATTAGAAGGCAATATCCCCAGTAGTTTGTTCATGTTGAAGACCTTGAGTATCCTGTATCTTTTCAGGAACAGGCTATGTGGGGAGATTCCTCATGTTGTTGAAGCTTTGAAATTAGTTGAACTCGATCTTTCAGATAACAATTTGACAGGGAAAATACCTGATGATTTCGGAAAGCTTCAGAATCTATCAGTCTTGAATCTGTTCTACAATCAATTATCTGGTGAAATCCCAGAAAGTGTTGGTCGTCTTCCAGCATTGAAAAGGATTAGGTTGTTTAGCAACAATTTATCTGGTGTTCTCCCTCCAGAATTGGGCAGACACTCAATGCTTGAAACTGTCGAGGCTTCATCCAACAAGCTTACTGGAAGGCTGCCTGAATTTATATGCAATGGAGGAAAGTTAGTAGAAGTGGCAGCCTTCGATAACAATCTCCATGGAGAGTTGCCAGAATCACTTGGGAATTGCAGTAGTTTGCTGATGGTTAGTATTTCACATAATTCATTTACTGGCAATGTTCCTGTTGGCCTGTGGACATCTTCGAATTTGATCTATCTGATGCTAAGCGACAATTTGTTCGCGGGTGAGATTCCTGATGAAGTATCAGGGAATCTTAAAAGGCTAAAGATCAGTAACAACAGATTTTCTGGTAAAATCCCCAGTGTTGCTTCTTGGAGGAATAATGCCAGTAATAACTTGTTTTCTGGCATTGTCCCTCAAGAATTAACTGGTCATCCTCTTCTCACTACTCTTCTGCTTGATAGGAACCAGCTCAGTGGAGCCATTCCATCTGATATAGTCTCATGGAAGTCATTAACTACACTGAATATGAGTCAAAATCAACTTTCAGTACAAATTCCAAAGGAAATTGGTTTTCTACCTAATCTTCTACAACTGGACTTGTCAGGTAACCGATTTTCCGGCCAAATTCCACCTGAGTTTAGCTACCTGAAGTGTACTTTTCTGAATCTCTCTTCGAATAATCTCACAGGGGAAATCCCAATCAGTTTAGAAAACACTGCTTATAAAAGCAGCTTCCTGAACAATCCTG AGTCTATCAAAAGAAGCTCATACTAA
- the LOC110604003 gene encoding mitochondrial import inner membrane translocase subunit TIM17-2: protein MGTPETSREPCPDRILDDIGGAFGMGAVGGSAFHFIKGVYNSPSGARLIGGTQAVRMNAPRVGGSFAVWGGLFSAFDCTMVYVRQKEDPWNSIFAGAATGGFLSMRQGLGASARSAVFGGILLALIEGAGIMLNKVMSAPQNMPIMIDESVPAMAGGPGFPMGLPGQSQPQPQPVQETASASGSESGSWFGGWFGGGKKEPAASSGSKTEILESFDAPPVPNFEYK from the coding sequence ATGGGGACGCCAGAGACTTCTCGCGAGCCTTGTCCGGATCGTATTTTGGATGACATCGGCGGCGCTTTTGGTATGGGGGCAGTGGGCGGCTCTGCCTTCCACTTCATAAAAGGCGTCTACAACTCCCCCAGCGGGGCCCGTCTCATTGGTGGCACCCAAGCCGTGCGGATGAACGCGCCTCGTGTGGGTGGAAGCTTCGCCGTTTGGGGTGGCCTGTTTTCTGCCTTCGATTGCACGATGGTATATGTACGCCAGAAGGAGGACCCCTGGAACTCTATCTTTGCGGGCGCCGCCACCGGCGGCTTTCTCTCTATGAGACAAGGGCTGGGCGCTTCGGCTCGCTCAGCTGTTTTTGGTGGGATTCTCCTCGCTTTGATTGAAGGAGCTGGAATCATGCTCAATAAGGTAATGAGTGCTCCACAGAACATGCCTATCATGATTGACGAATCAGTACCTGCTATGGCTGGTGGACCTGGATTCCCTATGGGTCTTCCAGGCCAGTCTCAGCCTCAACCCCAGCCAGTGCAAGAGACGGCATCGGCGAGTGGATCTGAGTCTGGTTCATGGTTCGGTGGTTGGTTTGGTGGAGGGAAGAAGGAGCCGGCGGCAAGCAGCGGAAGTAAGACGGAGATTTTGGAGAGTTTCGATGCGCCACCAGTgccaaattttgaatataagtaa
- the LOC110603879 gene encoding hexokinase-2: MNNGDRWKTNGLGMSVGKRIVINMEWGNFRSSHLPLTEFDQALDVESLNPGEQIFEKLISGMYLGEIVRRVLLRMAQEAAFFGDVVPPKLEIPFILRTPHMSAMHHDTSSDLKVVGSKLKDILEISNTSLKMRKAIVELCDIVATRGARLSAAGIMGILKKLGRDAVKDGEKQKSVIALDGGLFEHYTKFRSSMESTLKELLGEEISESIIIEHSNDGSGIGAALLAASHSQYLEVAEA, from the exons ATGAATAATGGAGACAGATGGAAAACCAATGGGCTTGGAATGTCAGTTGGCAAAAGAATA gTTATCAACATGGAGTGGGGTAACTTTCGGTCCTCACACCTTCCATTGACAGAATTTGATCAAGCATTAGATGTTGAGTCTCTGAACCCTGGGGAACAG ATTTTTGAAAAGTTAATTTCTGGTATGTATTTGGGAGAAATTGTACGCAGAGTTCTATTGAGAATGGCTCAGGAAGCTGCCTTCTTTGGTGATGTTGTTCCACCAAAACTGGAGATTCCATTTATCTTAAG GACACCACACATGTCTGCAATGCATCATGATACATCTTCAGATCTTAAAGTTGTTGGAAGCAAATTAAAGGATATCCTAGAG ATATCAAATACCTCCCTGAAAATGAGGAAAGCTATTGTTGAGCTCTGCGACATTGTTGCCACTCGTGGTGCCCGGCTGTCTGCTGCTGGAATCATGGGCATCCTCAAGAAACTGGGAAGAGACGCAGTGAAGGATGGGGAAAAACAGAAATCAGTAATAGCATTAGATGGTGGGCTGTTTGAGCACTACACTAAATTCCGTAGCTCCATGGAGAGCACTCTCAAGGAATTGCTGGGAGAGGAAATTTCTGAAAGCATAATCATTGAGCACTCAAATGATGGCTCAGGCATTGGAGCGGCTCTCCTTGCAGCTTCCCACTCCCAGTACCTGGAGGTCGCAGAAGCTTAA